A section of the Petrimonas sulfuriphila genome encodes:
- a CDS encoding DUF4296 domain-containing protein yields the protein MNRKVAAYLLTSVILSILFSFCNRPKEVLNRKDMEKLMYDIYVAEAMIENDYQGFDTPEKKEALIRDVFRKHQTTQAQWDTSLSWYSDRIDIYLKMNDSVKARLQRRQRASEQVMNRQLQQEQSLTARSYSPSYIPENYSFDETNPKNGFRFRMDTTDIAQKINSSGFDFGFDVIGIPARSKPDLRAVLMLEYNDTVIYHSEFIVENRSYLLHGQKYIPGDTIRGITGFVRLQDTIGMFRNIRLNNIFLGHPNDSVQPAQRNVSAPQERILMDEETGTQ from the coding sequence GTGAATCGTAAAGTTGCTGCATATCTCCTGACTTCGGTAATTCTGAGCATTTTGTTCTCTTTTTGCAACAGGCCGAAAGAAGTGCTGAACAGGAAAGATATGGAAAAACTGATGTACGATATTTACGTTGCCGAAGCAATGATTGAAAATGATTATCAGGGCTTCGACACACCGGAAAAAAAGGAGGCGCTTATCCGCGATGTTTTCAGGAAACACCAAACAACGCAGGCGCAGTGGGATACCTCCCTTTCCTGGTATTCAGACAGAATAGATATCTACCTGAAAATGAACGATTCCGTTAAGGCGCGCCTGCAACGCCGCCAGAGAGCGAGCGAACAGGTCATGAATCGTCAGCTCCAACAAGAGCAATCACTTACCGCCCGTTCTTATTCGCCTTCCTACATTCCTGAAAACTACTCTTTTGATGAAACAAATCCGAAAAACGGTTTCCGTTTCCGGATGGACACAACTGACATTGCTCAAAAGATAAATAGCAGCGGTTTCGATTTCGGTTTCGACGTTATCGGTATCCCCGCTCGTTCGAAACCAGATTTGCGGGCAGTATTGATGCTCGAATACAACGATACGGTTATTTATCACTCCGAGTTCATTGTTGAGAACAGGAGCTACTTGTTGCACGGACAAAAGTATATCCCCGGTGATACAATTAGGGGAATAACTGGGTTTGTAAGGTTGCAAGACACCATCGGTATGTTTAGAAATATTCGGCTGAATAATATCTTTTTGGGACATCCAAACGATTCTGTCCAACCCGCCCAACGCAACGTGTCGGCACCTCAGGAGAGAATACTCATGGATGAGGAAACGGGGACGCAGTAA
- a CDS encoding isoleucine--tRNA ligase, with the protein MSKKFTEYSQLNLSEINKEMLRQWDEQNVFRKSLEIREGHPEFVFYEGPPSANGMPGIHHVIARSIKDIFCRYKTMKGFLVNRKAGWDTHGLPVELGVEKTLGITKEDIGKTISVEEYNNACRTEVMKYTKEWEDLTRKMGYWVDMNDPYITYDNRYIETLWYLLKEIYKKGYLYKGYTIQPYSPAAGTGLSTHELNQPGCYRDVKDTTCTAQFKVIHPLPEWKQFGEVFFLAWTTTPWTLPSNMLLAVGPSIEYVAVQTFNQYTGCPVTVVLAKNLLDSYFPAKNAQLKLEDYQEGDKNIPFRVLEKTWKGTELAGLEYEQLFPWIKVTEKAFKVVCGDFVTTEDGTGIVHIAPTFGADDAKVGKENDVPGLTVVDKDGNTRPMVDLTGKFFRLEDLDGGFVQNNVNVDLYKEFAGRYVKNEYDQALSADEVTLDIDLSVSLKLRNRAFRIEKFVHSYPHCWRTDKPVLYYPLDSWFIRSTACREKMMELNDTINWKPQSTGTGRFGKWLENLQDWNLSRSRYWGTPLPIWRTEDGREEKCIGSVKELCNEMQKALDAGVMSELPWKDFDLKEYRDLEYGKIDLHRPYVDNIVLVSETGKPMHRELDLIDVWFDSGAMPFAQFFYPHIAEEKFAKVYPADFIAEGVDQTRGWFFTLHAISTMVKGSVAFKNVISNGLVLDKNGNKMSKRLGNAVDPFEAIEKFGSDPLRWYMVTNAAPWDNLKFDIDGVEEARRKFFGTLYNTYSFFALYANVDDFHNQYPPIALAKRPEIDRWILSLLNSLVKEVDGDYASYEPTKAGRAINDFVNDNLSNWFVRLNRKRFWGGEMTEDKMSAYQTLYQCLVTVAKLMAPIAPFYADRLYLDLVKVTGSERFESVHLADFPAVDESAVDVALEEQMYLAQTASSIVLALRRKVNLKVRQPLTKIMIPVADEKQRRNIEAVQALILSEVNVKELEFVDSANDMLVKRVKPDFKKLGPKYGKIMKQLAARIQEMQRDEINKLEKNGCFAFRIEGQEVVIDLADVEVISEDIPGWLVANEGQLTVALDITVTDELRKEGIARELVNRIQNLRKSKDFDITDRIAVRFSSNPLFDSAVREFSEYIKTQVLADSIEIETLVFEDEIEIDDEKLTIDIRKQ; encoded by the coding sequence ATGAGCAAGAAATTCACCGAATACAGTCAGTTAAATTTATCGGAGATCAATAAGGAAATGTTGCGGCAATGGGATGAGCAGAACGTATTTCGCAAAAGTCTGGAGATACGTGAAGGCCATCCGGAGTTTGTGTTTTATGAAGGCCCGCCTTCAGCAAACGGGATGCCGGGTATTCACCACGTAATTGCACGTTCCATTAAAGATATTTTCTGCCGTTACAAAACCATGAAAGGTTTTTTGGTAAACCGGAAAGCCGGCTGGGATACTCACGGACTTCCCGTGGAACTGGGTGTGGAAAAAACGCTTGGTATTACCAAGGAGGATATCGGTAAAACCATTTCGGTAGAAGAGTACAACAATGCTTGCCGTACAGAGGTGATGAAATATACCAAAGAATGGGAAGACCTCACGCGGAAAATGGGTTATTGGGTGGATATGAACGATCCGTACATTACCTATGATAATCGTTACATAGAGACGTTATGGTATCTGCTTAAAGAAATTTACAAAAAAGGATATCTCTACAAAGGCTATACCATTCAACCGTATTCGCCGGCAGCGGGAACCGGGCTGAGTACGCACGAGCTGAATCAGCCCGGTTGTTACCGCGACGTTAAAGATACCACCTGTACAGCACAGTTTAAAGTAATCCATCCGCTACCCGAGTGGAAACAGTTTGGCGAAGTCTTTTTTCTGGCCTGGACAACCACACCCTGGACACTGCCGTCGAATATGTTGCTGGCGGTGGGTCCGAGCATCGAATATGTTGCTGTTCAGACGTTCAATCAATATACGGGTTGCCCGGTGACTGTGGTGTTGGCGAAAAACCTTCTCGATTCTTATTTCCCGGCGAAGAACGCTCAACTAAAACTGGAGGATTATCAGGAAGGGGATAAAAATATACCGTTCCGGGTGTTGGAAAAAACATGGAAAGGCACGGAATTGGCCGGCCTGGAATATGAACAACTTTTCCCCTGGATAAAGGTGACGGAAAAAGCGTTTAAAGTCGTTTGTGGCGATTTTGTAACAACTGAAGACGGTACGGGGATTGTACACATTGCGCCTACTTTTGGAGCCGATGACGCGAAGGTGGGTAAAGAAAACGATGTCCCCGGACTAACCGTTGTTGACAAAGACGGAAACACCCGGCCAATGGTTGACCTGACCGGGAAATTCTTCCGCCTGGAAGACCTGGACGGTGGTTTTGTACAAAACAACGTGAATGTTGATTTGTACAAGGAGTTTGCCGGAAGATACGTGAAGAATGAATACGATCAAGCGTTGTCTGCTGATGAAGTAACACTGGATATCGACCTGTCCGTTTCTCTCAAACTTCGGAACCGTGCTTTCCGCATCGAAAAATTTGTTCACAGCTACCCACACTGCTGGAGAACAGATAAGCCCGTGTTGTATTATCCGCTCGACAGCTGGTTTATCCGCTCGACAGCTTGTCGTGAAAAGATGATGGAACTCAACGACACCATCAACTGGAAGCCCCAGTCCACCGGAACGGGCCGTTTTGGAAAGTGGCTCGAAAACCTGCAGGACTGGAACCTGAGCCGCAGCCGTTACTGGGGAACACCACTTCCGATCTGGCGTACAGAAGACGGCCGGGAGGAGAAATGTATCGGTTCGGTAAAAGAGCTGTGCAACGAAATGCAAAAAGCACTCGATGCCGGTGTGATGAGCGAACTGCCCTGGAAGGATTTTGACCTGAAGGAGTACAGGGATCTGGAATACGGGAAAATCGACCTTCACCGTCCCTATGTGGACAATATTGTGCTGGTCTCCGAAACCGGAAAGCCGATGCACCGAGAACTCGATCTGATTGATGTCTGGTTCGATAGCGGCGCCATGCCTTTTGCCCAGTTCTTCTATCCACACATAGCGGAAGAGAAATTTGCAAAAGTTTATCCTGCCGATTTTATAGCAGAGGGAGTTGATCAGACCCGGGGATGGTTTTTTACGCTGCACGCTATCAGTACGATGGTTAAAGGCAGTGTGGCTTTTAAGAATGTGATCTCAAACGGGTTGGTCCTCGACAAGAACGGCAATAAGATGTCGAAACGATTGGGAAATGCGGTTGACCCGTTTGAAGCTATAGAGAAGTTCGGTTCCGACCCGCTCCGCTGGTACATGGTTACCAATGCCGCACCCTGGGATAACCTGAAATTCGATATTGACGGCGTGGAAGAGGCCCGCCGCAAATTTTTCGGAACATTGTACAATACCTATTCCTTCTTTGCCCTTTATGCGAACGTGGACGATTTTCACAATCAATATCCCCCGATTGCACTGGCGAAACGCCCCGAGATTGACCGGTGGATCCTGTCGCTCCTGAACTCCCTGGTTAAAGAGGTGGACGGGGACTATGCCAGCTACGAGCCTACCAAAGCAGGAAGAGCAATAAACGACTTTGTAAACGACAACCTCAGCAATTGGTTTGTCCGTTTAAACCGCAAACGTTTTTGGGGAGGCGAGATGACCGAGGATAAAATGTCAGCCTATCAAACCCTTTATCAATGCTTGGTTACGGTAGCGAAGCTGATGGCTCCCATCGCTCCGTTCTATGCCGACAGGCTTTACCTGGATTTGGTGAAAGTAACCGGTAGCGAACGTTTTGAGTCTGTGCATCTGGCTGATTTCCCCGCCGTCGATGAATCGGCTGTCGATGTTGCCCTCGAAGAGCAAATGTACCTGGCACAAACAGCATCATCTATTGTGTTGGCGTTGCGGCGAAAAGTGAATTTAAAAGTCCGCCAGCCGTTGACGAAAATCATGATCCCCGTCGCAGATGAAAAGCAGCGCAGAAACATTGAAGCGGTTCAGGCTCTTATTCTTAGTGAAGTGAACGTGAAAGAACTGGAGTTCGTAGATTCGGCAAACGATATGCTAGTGAAGCGGGTGAAACCCGATTTCAAGAAACTTGGGCCTAAATACGGGAAAATAATGAAGCAACTTGCTGCACGTATCCAGGAAATGCAGCGGGATGAGATAAATAAGTTGGAGAAAAACGGTTGTTTTGCATTTCGGATAGAAGGACAAGAAGTCGTAATCGATCTGGCTGACGTGGAAGTTATTTCGGAAGATATCCCAGGCTGGCTGGTGGCCAACGAGGGACAGTTGACCGTTGCGTTGGATATCACCGTAACTGATGAACTGCGCAAAGAAGGGATTGCCCGCGAGTTGGTAAACCGTATTCAGAATTTACGCAAGTCGAAAGATTTTGATATTACCGACCGCATCGCTGTCCGGTTTTCGTCAAATCCGTTGTTCGACAGTGCCGTAAGGGAATTCAGCGAATATATCAAGACTCAGGTGCTTGCCGACTCTATAGAAATAGAAACACTGGTTTTTGAAGATGAAATAGAGATTGATGATGAGAAATTAACTATTGATATACGTAAACAATAG
- a CDS encoding amidohydrolase family protein, whose product MEYYKSSDFKSVKKVDAHLHINTDDGRYLEFATLQNFSILSPNVDAGTPVEKQLSIAAVHRQNYPGNFAFLGTFTVDSFGTSGFVRSVIGQIDRAIEQDASGVKIWKNIGMSLKDSNGRYVMADDPIFDPIFQYLTDKKIPLMAHLGEPRNCWLPLEQMTDSGDYRYFKNHPEYHMLLHPEAPSYEDQINARDNVLKKFPGLTFVASHIASLEWNLDEVAERLDRYPSMSIDLSARMGHVQRQSVADYEKVRDFFIRYQDRILYGIDITISEGGDRFDTVSSEMLRRWESDWAYLATDSIQVIENISGDIRGLHLPKTVIDKVYYENVNRYFSAFEK is encoded by the coding sequence ATGGAGTATTACAAAAGTAGTGATTTTAAATCCGTGAAAAAGGTAGATGCACATCTCCACATCAATACGGACGATGGACGGTACCTGGAATTTGCCACACTGCAAAACTTCAGCATACTTTCTCCAAACGTTGATGCCGGAACACCTGTCGAAAAACAGCTAAGTATTGCAGCCGTACACCGGCAAAATTATCCTGGAAACTTTGCTTTTCTGGGGACATTCACCGTAGATAGTTTTGGTACTTCCGGTTTTGTCCGGAGCGTGATCGGACAGATTGACCGTGCCATTGAGCAGGACGCTTCCGGAGTTAAAATATGGAAGAACATCGGGATGAGCCTGAAAGACAGCAACGGCAGGTATGTCATGGCGGATGATCCGATCTTTGACCCCATATTTCAATACCTGACAGACAAGAAGATTCCTTTGATGGCTCACCTCGGCGAACCGCGCAACTGCTGGCTCCCGCTAGAACAGATGACCGATTCCGGCGATTACCGTTATTTCAAGAATCACCCTGAGTATCATATGTTGTTACACCCCGAAGCTCCCTCATATGAAGATCAGATCAACGCCCGCGATAATGTACTGAAGAAGTTTCCGGGCCTCACTTTTGTGGCGTCTCATATCGCCAGCTTGGAGTGGAACCTGGATGAAGTTGCCGAAAGGCTTGATCGCTATCCGTCGATGAGCATCGATTTATCGGCACGAATGGGGCACGTTCAGCGTCAATCGGTTGCCGACTATGAAAAAGTACGCGATTTTTTTATCCGGTACCAGGATCGGATTTTATACGGCATTGATATAACGATTAGCGAAGGCGGTGACCGTTTCGATACTGTTTCGTCGGAAATGCTCCGGAGATGGGAATCAGATTGGGCTTACCTGGCAACGGATTCCATACAGGTTATAGAGAACATTAGTGGCGATATCCGAGGGCTTCACTTGCCCAAAACCGTAATCGATAAGGTATATTATGAAAATGTGAACCGGTATTTCAGTGCTTTTGAGAAATAA
- a CDS encoding lipoprotein signal peptidase yields the protein MNSSTKKGLIAVSVIFLVLLVDQVSKIWVKTHMALYDMIHITDWFKIYFVENNGMAFGIEAIGKLFLSLFRIIAVGAIFVYLLRIVRENYKIGFIACIALVLAGASGNIIDSVFYGVFFQASYPGHVASVVPFGEGYASLLHGKVVDMFYFPLIEGTYPDWFPVMGGKDFLFFRFIFNVADSAISVGVVLLLVFYRKTLSYSLLSKKDKEKFDRERQEQLEKKAVCES from the coding sequence ATGAACAGCTCCACAAAAAAAGGACTTATTGCCGTTTCAGTCATCTTCTTGGTTTTACTCGTCGACCAAGTTAGTAAAATCTGGGTGAAAACCCACATGGCTCTCTACGATATGATTCATATAACCGATTGGTTTAAAATATATTTCGTGGAAAACAACGGTATGGCATTCGGTATAGAAGCCATAGGCAAATTGTTTCTTTCCCTTTTCAGAATAATAGCCGTAGGAGCAATTTTTGTTTATTTACTCCGGATTGTTCGAGAAAATTACAAGATTGGCTTTATTGCCTGCATCGCACTGGTGTTGGCCGGCGCATCGGGAAACATTATCGACAGCGTTTTCTACGGAGTATTCTTCCAGGCAAGTTACCCGGGACATGTTGCCTCTGTAGTGCCTTTTGGTGAAGGATATGCTTCCCTGCTCCACGGGAAAGTGGTGGATATGTTTTATTTCCCACTTATTGAGGGGACATATCCCGATTGGTTTCCGGTGATGGGCGGCAAAGACTTCTTGTTTTTTCGCTTTATCTTTAACGTTGCCGACTCAGCCATATCCGTAGGCGTTGTATTGTTGTTGGTTTTTTATCGAAAAACACTTTCCTATTCACTTCTCTCGAAAAAAGATAAAGAGAAGTTTGATCGTGAAAGGCAGGAACAATTGGAAAAAAAAGCTGTTTGTGAATCGTAA
- a CDS encoding TraR/DksA C4-type zinc finger protein, with translation MSEKTRYSDEELEEFRAIINEKLEVARQEYENYRAAVTNADGNDTVDTSPTYKVLEEGASTLSKEEAGRLAQRQMKFIQNLQAALIRIENKTYGVCRETGKLIPKERLRAVPHATLSIEAKQGKRK, from the coding sequence ATGAGTGAAAAGACGAGATACTCTGATGAGGAATTGGAAGAATTCCGGGCCATCATTAATGAAAAACTTGAGGTAGCCAGGCAGGAGTACGAAAACTACCGGGCAGCGGTCACCAATGCGGATGGTAACGATACGGTGGATACGTCACCTACTTACAAGGTGTTGGAAGAGGGCGCTTCAACGTTATCGAAAGAGGAGGCCGGACGGTTGGCTCAACGTCAGATGAAGTTCATTCAAAACTTACAGGCAGCATTAATACGTATAGAAAACAAAACCTACGGTGTGTGTCGTGAGACCGGTAAACTAATCCCTAAAGAACGTCTTCGTGCAGTGCCCCACGCAACATTAAGCATCGAAGCTAAACAAGGAAAAAGAAAATAA
- a CDS encoding pyruvate, phosphate dikinase encodes MKKKRVYTFGNGQAEGRADMKNLLGGKGANLAEMNLIGVPVPPGFTITTEVCTEYNQLGKDYVVDVLKPEVEKAIKNIEKLMGAKFGDRENPCLVSVRSGARVSMPGMMDTVLNLGLNDDAVEGIAKKSGNERFAWDSYRRFVQMYGDVVLGMKPQSKEDIDPFEEIMEEMKQAKGVELDNELTVDDLKDLVKRFKSAVKKRTGNDFPESAWEQLWGAVCAVFDSWMNERAILYRKMNNFPEEWGTAVNVQAMVYGNMGKTSGTGVAFTRDAATGEDIFNGEYLIDAQGEDVVAGVRTPQEITLEGSRRWAKLQGVSEEERAAKYPSLEEALPECAKELIETQQKLEDYFKDMQDLEFTIQDGKLWLLQTRSGKRTGAAMIKIAIDMLHQGYIDEKTALKRCDPEKLDELLHPVFDKKALAAAKPVTNGLPASPGAAAGQVVFHADEAEEWAKEGKKVILCRIETSPEDLRGMATAQGILTARGGMTSHAAVVARGMGKCCVSAANGVVINYKERKMTINGKVFNEGDWISLNGTTGNVYEGKIQTQDAELGPDFLELMKIADKYTRMNVRTNADTPRDAKVARNFGATGIGLCRTEHMFFEEDKIIPMREMILAKNEEGRRKALEKLLPLQKKDFKGIFEAMDGYPVTVRLLDPPLHEFVPHDEKGQMEMARVMDISYSDIHERVESLMESNPMLGLRGCRLGNLYPEITEMQTRAIIEAALELKREGIKAIPEIMVPLTGIVYEFQAQKEIIEKTIQQVFSENSDSIEYKIGTMIEIPRAALTAHKIAKEADFFSFGTNDLTQMTFGYSRDDVAKFLPLYIDKGILKQDPFAVLDQNGVGQLVSMAVQNGRAVKPSLKCGICGEHGGEPSSVKFCHRVGLNYVSCSPFRVPIARLAAAQAAIE; translated from the coding sequence ATGAAGAAGAAGAGAGTTTACACCTTTGGCAACGGACAGGCCGAGGGTCGTGCAGATATGAAGAATCTGCTTGGAGGGAAAGGCGCTAATCTTGCCGAAATGAACCTGATCGGTGTGCCCGTCCCCCCGGGATTTACCATTACCACCGAAGTGTGTACCGAATACAACCAGCTTGGCAAAGATTATGTGGTAGATGTGTTGAAGCCCGAGGTTGAAAAAGCAATTAAAAACATCGAAAAGCTGATGGGAGCTAAGTTCGGTGACAGGGAAAATCCTTGTTTGGTTTCTGTGCGCTCCGGCGCCCGGGTTTCAATGCCTGGCATGATGGACACGGTCCTGAATCTTGGATTAAATGACGATGCCGTGGAAGGAATAGCCAAAAAATCGGGGAACGAACGTTTTGCGTGGGATTCTTATCGTCGTTTTGTGCAGATGTATGGCGACGTGGTGTTGGGAATGAAGCCACAAAGCAAAGAGGATATCGATCCGTTCGAAGAAATAATGGAAGAGATGAAACAAGCCAAAGGAGTGGAGCTCGACAACGAACTGACTGTCGATGACCTGAAAGATTTGGTAAAACGTTTCAAATCTGCCGTGAAAAAACGTACAGGAAATGATTTTCCCGAAAGTGCATGGGAGCAGCTTTGGGGAGCCGTCTGCGCTGTTTTTGACAGTTGGATGAACGAACGCGCCATCCTTTATCGGAAAATGAATAATTTCCCGGAAGAGTGGGGAACCGCTGTTAATGTGCAGGCCATGGTTTACGGAAATATGGGTAAGACATCCGGAACAGGAGTGGCTTTCACCCGCGATGCTGCAACCGGTGAAGATATTTTTAACGGTGAGTACCTGATAGACGCACAAGGAGAAGATGTGGTGGCAGGTGTGCGCACACCGCAGGAAATAACACTCGAAGGTTCACGCCGTTGGGCAAAACTGCAAGGGGTATCGGAAGAAGAACGTGCCGCTAAGTACCCTTCACTCGAAGAGGCATTGCCCGAATGTGCCAAAGAACTGATTGAAACGCAGCAGAAACTTGAAGACTACTTCAAAGACATGCAGGACCTCGAGTTTACCATACAAGACGGTAAGCTGTGGTTGTTGCAGACCCGCAGCGGTAAACGTACCGGGGCTGCCATGATCAAAATAGCCATCGATATGCTTCATCAGGGTTATATCGATGAAAAAACGGCACTGAAACGCTGCGATCCCGAAAAATTAGACGAGTTGCTACACCCTGTTTTCGATAAAAAAGCATTGGCAGCGGCCAAACCGGTAACCAACGGGCTCCCCGCATCGCCAGGGGCTGCCGCAGGACAAGTTGTCTTCCATGCCGACGAAGCTGAAGAATGGGCTAAAGAAGGAAAAAAAGTGATCCTCTGCCGCATCGAAACGTCGCCCGAAGACTTGCGCGGTATGGCCACAGCACAGGGGATTTTAACCGCCCGCGGAGGAATGACTTCTCACGCTGCCGTTGTGGCACGCGGTATGGGGAAATGTTGCGTGTCGGCAGCAAACGGTGTGGTTATCAACTACAAGGAAAGGAAAATGACCATTAACGGGAAAGTGTTTAATGAAGGGGATTGGATTTCGTTAAACGGTACTACTGGAAATGTTTACGAAGGAAAAATACAGACGCAGGATGCTGAGTTGGGTCCCGATTTTCTCGAACTGATGAAGATTGCAGACAAGTATACCCGTATGAACGTAAGGACCAATGCCGACACACCTCGGGATGCGAAAGTAGCACGTAATTTCGGGGCTACCGGAATCGGTTTGTGCCGCACCGAACACATGTTCTTCGAAGAAGACAAGATTATTCCCATGCGTGAAATGATTCTGGCCAAAAATGAAGAGGGCCGTCGTAAAGCGCTGGAAAAACTGCTCCCCCTGCAGAAAAAAGATTTCAAAGGAATTTTTGAAGCTATGGACGGATATCCCGTGACTGTCCGTTTGTTGGATCCTCCTTTGCACGAATTTGTTCCCCACGATGAAAAAGGGCAAATGGAAATGGCGAGGGTAATGGATATTTCTTACAGCGATATACACGAACGTGTGGAAAGCCTGATGGAATCGAATCCTATGCTTGGGCTGCGCGGTTGCCGCCTTGGAAACTTGTATCCCGAAATCACGGAAATGCAAACCCGGGCTATCATTGAAGCTGCGCTTGAACTGAAAAGGGAAGGCATCAAGGCCATTCCGGAAATCATGGTTCCGCTGACAGGTATCGTGTATGAGTTCCAGGCACAGAAAGAGATTATTGAAAAAACTATCCAACAGGTATTCAGCGAAAACAGTGATTCCATCGAATACAAGATTGGGACAATGATCGAGATCCCCCGTGCTGCACTCACCGCTCACAAGATCGCCAAGGAAGCCGACTTCTTCTCGTTTGGCACGAACGACCTGACACAGATGACTTTCGGCTATAGCCGTGATGATGTGGCTAAATTCCTGCCGTTATATATTGATAAAGGGATCCTGAAACAAGACCCGTTTGCTGTTCTCGATCAAAACGGGGTAGGACAACTGGTAAGCATGGCCGTACAGAATGGCCGTGCAGTGAAACCCTCACTTAAATGCGGTATTTGTGGTGAGCACGGGGGTGAACCTTCATCGGTGAAGTTCTGTCACCGTGTAGGGCTCAACTATGTCTCCTGTTCTCCGTTCCGGGTGCCTATCGCACGTTTGGCAGCAGCCCAGGCCGCGATTGAGTAA
- the guaB gene encoding IMP dehydrogenase: MSFIADKITMEGLTFDDLLLVPGYSEVLPRNVDLSTHFSRNIPLNIPMVSAAMDTVTETTMAIAIAREGGMGVIHKNMTVDDQAKQVRAVKRAENGMILNPISIHPEKTVADALEMMAEYKIGGIPVVIEDNTLVGIVTNRDLRFERNMDKLIREVMTRENLITTRQTTDLEAAAEILQQHKIEKLPVVDSNYRLVGLITYKDITKAKDKPYASKDEQGRLRVAAGIGVTFDSVERAAALIDAGVDAIVIDTAHGHSKGVGDMLKLIKKTFPEIDVVVGNVATADAAKFLVKAGADGVKVGIGPGSICTTRVIAGVGVPQLSAIYDVAQALKGSGVPLIADGGLRYSGDIVKALAAGGSSVMMGSLLAGTEESPGETIIFNGRKFKTYRGMGSLSAMQKGSKDRYFQDVEDDIKKLVPEGIEARVPFKGTLQEVIYQMVGGLRAGMGYCGASTIEKLHEAKFTRITSAGYAESHPHGVMITREAPNYSRDKE; this comes from the coding sequence ATGTCATTTATTGCAGATAAAATTACAATGGAAGGGTTGACTTTCGACGATTTGTTGTTGGTCCCCGGTTATTCCGAAGTTCTTCCCCGAAACGTAGATCTCTCCACCCATTTTTCCAGAAATATCCCGCTTAACATCCCGATGGTGTCGGCAGCTATGGATACCGTTACGGAAACGACTATGGCCATAGCTATTGCCCGTGAAGGGGGTATGGGGGTCATACATAAAAACATGACCGTTGACGATCAGGCAAAACAGGTGCGTGCGGTAAAACGTGCGGAAAACGGCATGATTCTGAATCCCATCAGTATCCATCCTGAGAAAACAGTTGCCGATGCACTTGAAATGATGGCTGAATATAAGATCGGTGGAATCCCGGTCGTTATTGAGGACAATACGCTGGTTGGGATAGTGACCAACCGTGACTTGCGTTTTGAACGCAACATGGATAAGCTTATTCGTGAAGTGATGACCCGGGAAAACTTGATCACGACCCGTCAGACAACCGACCTGGAAGCTGCTGCCGAAATTCTTCAGCAGCACAAAATTGAAAAACTTCCTGTGGTCGATTCCAATTACCGGTTGGTGGGACTTATCACTTACAAAGATATTACCAAAGCCAAAGACAAGCCTTATGCATCGAAGGATGAGCAAGGTAGGTTGCGGGTTGCTGCGGGGATCGGAGTGACTTTCGACTCTGTGGAAAGGGCTGCCGCTCTTATCGATGCCGGTGTTGATGCCATTGTTATAGACACCGCTCACGGACATTCGAAAGGTGTTGGTGATATGCTAAAACTTATCAAAAAAACTTTTCCTGAAATAGACGTTGTGGTAGGAAATGTTGCCACGGCCGATGCAGCAAAATTTCTGGTAAAGGCGGGGGCCGACGGAGTGAAGGTAGGTATCGGCCCCGGATCGATCTGTACTACGCGGGTAATAGCTGGTGTGGGCGTTCCGCAACTTTCGGCTATTTACGATGTGGCACAGGCGTTGAAGGGATCAGGGGTGCCGCTCATCGCTGATGGCGGATTACGTTATTCGGGGGATATCGTGAAAGCGCTGGCAGCCGGCGGTTCATCCGTAATGATGGGTTCGTTGTTGGCGGGGACAGAGGAGTCACCCGGAGAAACAATCATCTTCAACGGAAGGAAATTCAAAACCTACCGGGGGATGGGCTCGCTTTCTGCAATGCAGAAAGGTTCGAAGGACCGCTACTTCCAGGACGTGGAAGACGACATAAAAAAATTGGTTCCCGAGGGGATTGAAGCCCGGGTGCCTTTCAAGGGAACGCTGCAAGAGGTTATTTATCAGATGGTCGGCGGACTTCGTGCCGGAATGGGTTACTGCGGAGCTTCAACCATCGAGAAACTGCACGAAGCCAAATTCACCCGCATCACTTCTGCCGGATATGCTGAAAGCCATCCGCACGGTGTGATGATCACGCGTGAAGCACCTAATTACAGCCGGGATAAGGAATAA
- a CDS encoding QacE family quaternary ammonium compound efflux SMR transporter, with product MNWIFLIVGGLFEAVFAFSLERMSASTGKTAVMWFLSFLISVSISMFLLFKAISGENAVAVGTGYAVWGGIGAVFTVLAGILFLGESTAFWRIFFLCTLVLSVIGLNLVGKH from the coding sequence ATGAATTGGATTTTTCTTATTGTTGGCGGATTGTTTGAGGCCGTTTTTGCTTTCAGTCTTGAAAGGATGTCGGCAAGTACAGGCAAAACGGCCGTTATGTGGTTTTTGTCCTTTCTGATTAGCGTCTCCATCAGTATGTTTCTACTTTTCAAAGCCATTAGCGGTGAAAATGCCGTTGCCGTTGGAACAGGTTACGCCGTGTGGGGTGGAATAGGTGCAGTGTTTACGGTATTGGCAGGAATTCTTTTCCTGGGAGAATCCACGGCCTTCTGGCGGATTTTTTTTCTTTGCACACTGGTTTTGTCGGTTATCGGACTGAATTTGGTGGGCAAGCATTAA